The Acutalibacter muris genomic sequence ATTTTGACGTGTTCATCAATAAGGACGGCGGCGTATACCGGTATCTTATCAACAACGCGCCGTTCACCAGCTACGTCAAGGTCATTAAGACCGATTCCGAGACCGGAAAGGCTATCCCCTATGCCGGGGCCGGGTTCCAGATTTACGACCCCAATGGGCAGCTCGTCACCATGCGGTTCACCTATCCGGCGGTGACGGAAATCGACACCTTCTATACCACCACAGATGGCACCCTCATTACCCCAGAGGTTCTGCCCTACGGCACAGGCTACTCCCTGGTGGAAGTGCAGGCTCCTTACGGCTATGTGCTGAACTCTGAGCCTGTTTATTTTGACATTACCCCTGCTGGCTCCACAGAGGTAAGTGATGTCACCGTGGTAGAAGTAGAGCGGCCCAATATGCCGCAAAAGGGCGCCATCAGCATTACCAAGCAGGGCGAGGTATTCTCCTCCGTGACAGCTCTGGGCGGCGCGGCCACCGATGAGGACGGCAATGAAGTTGAACTCCCTGTCAGCTATCAGCCTGTCTATGAGGAAAAGCAGTTGGCTGGCGCGGTCTACGAGGTAACCGCTGCCGAGGATATCGTCACCCCGGACAGCACCCTGCGCTATTCCGCAGGCGAGGTAGTTGCCACCCTTACGACCGCCCAGGACGGCCCTGTTGCCACTGAACCCCTCTACCTGGGGAAGTACCTGGTGCGGGAGATCAAGGCCCCGTTTGGCACGGTTCTGGACACGGAAACGCATACTGTGGAGTTGACCTATGCTGGGCAGGAGGTAGAGATCACCGAGACTGGCGCCACCCTGCACGACGACCGGCAGAAGATAAAAATCAACCTGGAGAAGGTGTTAGAGCAGGACGAGCGGTTCCAGATTGGGATGAACGGCGAAATTGCCACCGTGCAGTTTGGCCTGTACGCCAGCGAGGATATCACCGCTGTAGATGGCTCCGTTATTCCTGCCGATGGGCTGATTGAGACCATTAACTGTGCGGAAGATGGTTCCATAGTGTTTGCCACCGACCTCCCTCTGGGCAGCTATTACGTCAAGGAGATCAGCACCGACAAGCATTATACCCTGCCCGATACTGTGTACCCCATTGTGTTCGAGTATGCCGGGCCAGATGTTGCGCTGGTGAAGGTTGCCCTGAACGACGGCGAACCTATCACCAACGAACTCATCTACAGCAGCATCAAGGGCCTGAAAATTGACCGGGAGAATCAGGAAACCATCGCCGGTGCGCTGTTTGGATTGTTCCGCCCGGATGCACTGCAATTCACTTCCGAGACCGCCATACTGACATCTACCTCAGATGAGAAAGGCGTGTTCAGCTTTGAGGATGTTCCTCTGGGAAATTGGATCGTCCGGGAACTGCAGCCTGCCGAAGGGTATCTTCCCAATACCGACATCCACCATGTCCAGGTAGAGCGCGACGAGCAGATTGTTGAAATCAACGTGGTAAATGACCGTATCCCGGAGCTGGGAACTACCGCCAACATCGGCGGCGAGAAGGAGGTAAACGCCACCGAAATCTTTACCCTGGAAGATGTAGTGGAGTACACCCATCTGGTACCGGGCAAGGAGTACACCGTCAAGGGTGTGCTTATGGACAAGGCCACCGGCGAAGCGCTGAAAATCAATGGTGCAGAGGCGCGTTCTGAAACCGCCTTCACCCCTGAGAACCCCAGCGGTACGGTCACGGTTGTGTTTGAATTTGATTCCAAGTATATCAAGGCCGACACCGATATTGTGGTGTTCGAGAGTCTGTATCAGGAGGGCCGGGAGCTGGCAATCCATGCTGACCTGGAAGATGAAAGCCAGACCGTGACCGTTCATGTGCCGGAGATCGGCACCCAGGCAACTATCGGAGAGGAAAAAGAGGTTACCATCGACGGGCCGATTACTATCGACGATGTGGTGGCGTTTAAGAATCTGACTCCTGGCAAGGAGTACAAGCTGGTGGGTGTCCTCATGGACAAGGCCACCGGTAATCCGTTCAAGGTTGGCGATAAAGAAATCCGTGCCGAGGCCACTTTTACCACTGAAAAGGCCGATGGCGAAACTGTAGTAAAGTTCACCTTCGACGGCAGCGGCATCACCCAGGCCACGGAAATCGTGGTGTTCGAAACGCTCTATCAGGGCGAGGTGAAGATTGCTGCTCATGAGGATATCAACGATGAAGGCCAGACTGTGAAGGTCGTGCCGGTCACTCCCGGCAAGCCCACCACGCCTAACCCCGGCAACCCGCAGACCGGCGACCGCTCCATTATGGGTTTCTGGATCGGTCTGGGCGCCATCGCGCTGGGCGGGTTGGCGGCTGGCATCATCATGTACAACAGAAAGAAAAAAGAGGATGGTGAGCGATGAAGAAGGTGTATATCTGCGCGCCCCTTTCGGGGGACGTGCAGGACAATCTAGAAAAAGCAAAACGCTATAGCGAATACGCACTGAGGTGCGGGGCGGCTCCGGTCACCCCGCATTTTTATGCGCTGTGTTTGGATGACAGCATCCCGGAGGAACGTGAGATGGGTATGGCTGCCGGGCTTAGTCTTCTGTGGTTTTGCGATGAGGTTTGGATGTTCGGTGACCAGACTACGGACGGCATGAGGGCAGAAATCAAGCTGGCACACAATCTCAATATCAAAGTTAGGATTATCAAGGAACACGAAATCAAAAAAGTGATAGGAGATGTTTCAGCATGAGAAAAAGATGGAAAAAGTTTTTGCTTTGCACTGTGTTCGCAGTGCTGCTGGTGCCGGTTCTGGCGGCTCCCGCCATGGCGACCGGCGATGTGGCAGGCGCTATCCAGAGCACCTGGACAACAGCGCAGGGGCAGATCCGCACAGTTGTCGACAATGTGGTGTTCCCTGTAATAGACATGATTTTGGCGATTTTATTCTTCGTCAAACTGGGGACCGCTTATTTCGACTACAAGAAGCATGGACAGTTTGAGTTCACGGCTCCGGCGATCCTGTTCGCCTGCCTTATCTTCATGATGACAGCCCCACTCTATATCTGGACGATTCTGTAAAATTATACACGGAGTGGGAGGGGCAATGCGCCCCTCCTGCTTACATTTTATAGGTGGTGATTTCTATTTTTGATTGGTTAGGGGACATTCTCGGCGGCATCGGAAGTGCTGTCGGCGGGGTGTTTGATACGATTGGAGAAATCGGTTGCGCTCGGAGAGCAAGGATGTGCTTGCTGAAATTGTCTCGCAGATAAATGCTGGCGGATATTCTGATCCGCACTTAGAGGAACTGCTGGTGCAGCTTGCCCGGCGGCTGTCTCGCACCAAGGGCAAAAAAGTGTATGGGTATCTCAAGGCAGATGTGAAAGCAATCATTGACTCTATTGTCGATGAGATTGCAAAGGACAATCGTATTTCTTCGCTTTACGATTTATGGTACAAACAACGTGAAAATGTGCTGCGCACCTACAACAGCAGCCTGCCGGAGAGAATTCCGCTGTCACAGAATAAGGAGTTCAAAGCGATTAAGAACGCCATCGTCCAGGCGGCTATGGATTTGATGTTGGATAGCCAGCAGAACCAAGATGTGGCTGAAGATGATGTTGAGATCACACATGGGCGCTCACTCTCGGTTGCTGGTACTGGTATTGGAATGAACGCCCTGCGCCTGCTCCAGCAGACAAGCCAAATACTACAAAATGAAGTTCGGCCTGTCTATCAGGACAGAAGAGTCGACCGCAAGCTGCGCCGGAAGATCAACGAGAAGAAGCAGGCGCAGGGTTTGCGGCAATAAAAAATATCGTAAAAGAGGGCCGCGCCATCTGGTGCGGCCCTCTTGGAAAGGAGTTTCATGTCAGGATTTATTCCTTTTACAGACGAGCAGAAAGAAAAGGCTCGGCGCACCGATCTGGCTGGATTGCTCCGCAGCCAGGGTGAAACACTTCGCAAGTCAGGCTCGGAATTGGAGTGGCTGGATGGTTCGCAGAAGGTCACCATCCGGGGCAATTTGTGGTTCCACCAATACGAGCAGGTGGGCGGCGACTCCATCGACTTCGTGAGAAAATTTTATCACAAATCCTATCCAGAAGCAATGGAATATTTGTTGGGGCAGAGTGGCGGTGTGCTTTCCGTCATGTCGCCTGCAAGAAAGGTTACGCCCAAATTTGAATTGCCGCCTGCCAACGATAATATGCGGCGGGTGTTCGCCTACCTGCTGAACCGGCGCGGTATCGATAAAGATGTGCTGTATGCTTTTGTCCATAAGAAGATGATATACGAATCCGCACAGTACCACAACGTGGTATTCGTAGGTTTTGATAAAGACGGCACTCCACGCCACGCCAACAAACGTGGTACTGGTTCAGTCTCCACCTATAAGGGCAACGCAGTTGGGAGTGTGCCGGAGTACAGTTTTCATTGGAACGGTAGGAGCGACAGGCTATTGAGATTGGCAACCAGTGTCAAATTACGGTCAGCGGCGTAGTCCATGAAAGCACGGATTGCAGCAAATTGGGTATTTCCCAATTTACTGAAAAAGAAAACAACACAGAATAATTATCATCTACTCGCCCGGTTGCATATAGGAAAGCGTACAGTTTCTTCAGATACAGCCGTACATTGTGGATGGTGCTGGGCGGATATTGTTCTGAGCAGACCAAAAGGAACTTCTGGATATGGATTGCTCCAACTCCTGTCATGTCAATGAATCCTTGCCCTTCCAGCCAGTTGAAATATTTGTGCGTTACCCACCAAATGTCGCAGAGGGTAGCCTTGCCCCTCGAAGCGTACTTGATAGAGAATCGATCCTCCCGGTGCAGACATAGCTGACAAAGCGGTCGATTTCTAGCTTGGTCCGCTCATAGTGCTTCTTCTGCATATTGCCCTTGAAATGCTTATCATCAATTTCACCCATGTAGCGATTGATGATGGTCTGGTCAAAATATGCCAGACCTACGTTTAGATGCCTCCGGATCATAAGCTCCGTGCGTTTTACCAACAGCAACTTTGTGGTGGTGCTATAGCCTGTCTGTGTTAGGGCAACTTCATAGCTTTCCAATAACCTTTCAATCGGTATTTTCCTTTTTGCTTGCACAATAATTTTCCTTCTTCCGTAGCAGTCAGGTTAATCCCTGTTTTCTGTAGCTTATTAAACTATTAACGACATGTAAAGTCCTCCAATATTATAATTTTAGCATTATCTCAATATCAATCTTCAAGGCACTTATCTTTAAGGGGAAAATGTCGATAAAAGTAAAAAGGAATTTTATAAAGGGGGAATATTCGATGGCGCATGGAAATCAAGAGAGGCAATTTCCTATATGGGAAATGCTGGCTGCGGTTGCTGCAATATTAGGTGTAGTTTCGAGTGTGTTTTTCTACTTTGATGCTAAGCGGTCAACTGAGAACAAAATTGTGGAAGTTCTTGCGGAACGGTATGAATCGGTTGATAGAGAAATGTCCTATGAGCAAGCTCTCGAAGCTGTAGATAAGAACTTTGCGATATTGAAAGACGAATATTCCAAATTACAGACGCTGAATGATGATTTGCAAAAGGAAAATAGACTATTGCGGGAAGAGAATATTCAATTAAAACTTGAGGGCAATGAAATACAAGTACCTGATACAAGCGGTAATCGGGTACCGGCGATGAAGCCTCAAGACGTGGCGCCAACTGAACAGACATTACCAACGGTTGACCAACCATCAAACGGCAACGAAGCTAGAGTTTTAAAAATTTCTATTAATCCTGATATCCAGATACATGAGAATTATTATTATGAGTACCCGGATCCAAACAACCCTTCTAGTAACATTATCATAAACTTTGGAAAAGGGATTTCAGGTACATTTTTGTATTCACGAGAATTAACTACACAAGAACGCATAGACTACTCACATAGCGGTAAGCTTTACGACAATGATGGAAATGAAATTGGTCAAGAAGGAAATTGGCCGACATTTTGGTCTGAACCAGATGGTAAATTTGCCGTAGAGTTTCCCCAAAATCTACCAGCAGGTCATTATACATATGAGCTAAATCTAATTATTTCCGGACAATCTGTTTCGGACAAGATAGGTTTTGATATTTCCTGATGCCCCTGTTTTTAAGTAAATTAATGGCGACGATGTTGGGACTAACCAACAATTGTGGCCATTAATTTTTATCACTTCATTTTTGTTTTAAATTTGTTGCCCCCATAGATAGCATGGGCTTGGACAGGTAGCTATTTAAGCCCACTTTTTATCAAAAATCATTTCAGGCGTTTCCGCGCGTTTTCAATGCTTTCCAATCCTGTTTCTGATAAAAATAAATTTCTGATTACCTACGATTGCGGAGCATTGCTATCCCTGACCTTCGGGACGATCTGCTCCTCTTTCTGGAACACATACCCGCACGCACAAGTGAAGTCGTCAATCAACCGGCCTTTGATGGTGAACACTTCCACTTCATTACCGCAGTTGGGACAAACACGCTCCTCCAGCACAGGCGTCTTGTTCTTTTCTTCGCATCCACCGAGAACACTCATTTTTCAATACCTCCCTATTCTTGATAAAAAGATCGACTTTCGTGGGTGACGGTATCAACGACGCTCCCGTGCTGTCCAGAGCCGACATTGGCGTGGCTATGGGAGCGATGGGTTCGGATGCGGCTATTGAAGCGGCAGGTATTGCTTTGATGGACGACGATCCCATAAAGATTGCAAAGGCCATTAAGATTTTCCGGAAGTGCCTGTAGATCGTCTATCAGAACATCACTATGGCCTTGGGCGTCAAGTTTGCCTGCCTGATTTTGGGCGCTGTGGGCATTGCCAATATGTATCTGGCTATCTTCGCGGACGTGGGCGTGATGATCCTGGCGGTGCTGAACGCCATCCGCTGTCTATTCGTCAAGAAACTGTGAGAAAGGAAGGGGTCCCTTGGCTGAGATGGATCAGTTGAAACCCGGACAGAGCGCCTATATATTGTCCATAGGTGGAAGCGGCGCGCTCCGCCATCACCTGCTGGACATGGGATGACACCCAAAACAGAAGTCACCCTTCAAAAAATCGCGCCAATGGGCGACCCGGTTCAAATCAAACTGCTCGGCTATAAACTGACCCTGCGTCTTGACGAGGCGCAGAAGATCGCCGTGGAGCAGGTCCATGAAAAAAAGGCTTTGCCCCACGGCGAACAGCGGCGAATGACTGTGGCGCATCCGGGAATGGGGGAGCTTGGCAGGGCCAGAAGCTACCACTCCCACGATGCTACGCATGAAATCCCGAAGGGCGCAAATATCAGGTTTGTCCTGGCCGGGAATCTATTCCCTGTCTCCCTATTCCAGCGAGGAAATCGTCACAAGAGATTTTTTGATGGACACTCACCCGGAGGGGATCATCAATATTGTGGACGCCACCAACATAGAGCGAAACCTGTACCTCACCATGCAGATCATGGAATTAGGTATCCCTGTGGTGCTGGCCCTCAATATGATGGACGAGGTTCGGGCGAACGGCGGCTCCATACGGGTCAATGAGCTTGAGGAAATTCTCGGTATCCCGGTTGTTCCGATCTCAGCAGCGAAGAATGAGGGCATCGAGGAACTGATCGACCACGCGCTCCATGTGGCGAGGTATCGGGAGGTTCCTGGGCGGGTAGATTTCTGCCCTGCCAGCGCCGATGAACATGATCCGGTAGGTGCGGTACACCGGTGCATCCACGCCGCAGTACCAGGTTTTTCAAGCAAATATCCTCTGCAATATGGGAAGGAGAACAGAAACCGGGGAGATTTCTGCAAAAGCTGAGCTTAAGAACATATAAAATGAGCCGCACTACTTGCAGGAGGCTATCCTCTATTTCGTTTCCAGTAAGCCCCATGGAACACACCTCCTGCCAAAGTGGAAGCCCCCGCCAAAAGGTAGGTAACTGTGTACCCTGCCCCTGCGGAAAGAGCCCCCCACAGGGCCGCGCCCGCTCCGGTGCCAATGTCGCCCATAAAGGTAAACACCGTGCTGGCTACGCCCCGGTGCTCGCTGGGGGTGGTGAGCATTACTTGGGCCTGTAAAAGCTGGGCAGCCGCCGTAAGCCCCAGCCCCATGAGCACCGCTGACAGCAGCATAAGCGGCATATTGCGGGCCACGGCAATCAGCGCCGTGCCCCCTGCCGACAGCAGCACGCCCAGCAGAATACAGGTTTTCTTGGACAGGTACACAATCAGCCTGCCTACGGTCAGCCGGGCCACGATGACAGCGATGTTGTTCACAAAGAAATACAGGCTGATTTGCGCCAGCCCACGGCTCAGGCCGCAGGGGGTAAGGAAGTTGCTGACCGCGCTGTTGCCGATGTACAAAAACAGGTGCACCAGGGAGGGCAGCAGCACCAGCAGCAGGAGCGCCCGGTCGAACCCGGCTTTTTTGTTTTTCGGCCCGGCTCTGCCTGGACGCGGGGGGCGGGGCGGTAATGCTCCTTGATGAACAGAGAGAAGAAGAAAGATAGGAACCCTGTCACCGCTGAAGATATAAACAAAGCCTGCGGCCCTAAATCATTGTAGACAGCGAGGCCGATGCTGGGGGCCACCGCAAAGACCACGGCGTTTGCCGCACCGAAAAGGCCCATGGCGTCTACCAGCATATCTTCGGGGGGATGTCGGCCGCAATGATGTGGGGCACCGGAAAAAATACCCCCTGGGTAAAGCCCTGGAGCACCCGCAGCGCAAAAAGCATATTCAAGTCTTTTGTAAAGCAGAAAAGCAGGGCATTTACCGCGTATAGGCCAGCGCCCAGCACCAGCATTTTCTTGCGTCCCACCCGGTCAAACAGTGGCGCCGCTATGATGCGGGTGAACATACCCACCACCGTCAAGCCGGTCATCATCATGCCGGTCATGGCGTTGGTACCCCCCAAGTCCAGCACGTACACCGGCAAAAGGGTCATAAAGGTGCTGTTGGTGTAGGACGCGATGGTGCACACCAGCACGATCAATATAAAATCCCGGCTCCAGAGCCTTCGGGAAAACAGCTTTGTAAACATAAAGCACTCCTTGCCTATCTTTCACCTAACCTGCCCGAACCAGCTCGATGCCCTCATCTTTCCCCAGGTTGCGGCTATATTTCTTCTCAGCACTGTTGTTCCAATGCTCATGCACACCCAGGTTCGTGACGGTATGCCCCCGGCTGTCCGTATAGGCCGTGCCGGAGGGCGCGCTGTTCACCAATCCCGCCTCGTGCAGGTAATTCTCGTTATTCACGCTGGCGGCGGCCCGGTTATAGTTTGTGACCGTCGGCTCACTGCTGAGAAAATCCGCGCCCACGCTGTCAATCGCAACCGGGTCCTGGCTGACAAACACGCTGGCGGTAAAGCCGCCATTAAAGGGAGCCTGCTGCCAAGTGGAGTTCTCCTTTGTGATGGAGGCCCCCTCGCTGGGGGCGCAGATCAGCGCGTCCAGCATATACAGGACTGTCTTGCCGCCAAGGTCGGCGTTTGCCATCAGGTCAACAAGTGGGCTGTAGATACCCATCTCGTCCCGGGTGAGCCACTGGTGAAGGTTGGCCCCCTCCGGCGGGCGCAGGGCGTTGCCGTTGATGAAGCTGCCGAAGTGGTTCTTGCCGCACAGCGTGATGCCATAGCTATGTCCCTTCAGATTTGCAAGGTTTATCACATACCTGGCCTCCATCACGCAGGTGGGCAGATAGTTCACCCGCCCGCTGAAATCGTGCGACCAGACAATAGGCGCGCTCTCGTCGGCCACGCCATTGTTCCGGCCCACAAAGTTCACGCCGTTTAACTCCCCTTGGGTGCATAGCTCCACCATATAGTCTGGAAACAGTCTGGACACATCGTACACCGTGATGTCCCCTGGGGCCACGCCCGCGTCTTTCACCAGCGAGGTCAGCAGAGCCTTGAGCAGCACCGGGTTTGTCCCTTCATTCCTGTTAGGGAGTATAAAGTTCTCAAAAAATTTTTGAAAGCACTAAGAGAAATTAGCAGTCCGTTTGTTTAATAGATGAAAGTTGAAACCGGGAACAACTTTGGGAAGGAGTGTATAGATGGATAACGGTGCAAGTAGCTACCGCCGTTTCCTTGAAGGTGATGATAATGGAATCGTTGAGATAATCAGGGATTACAAAGATGGTCTAATTCTCTTTTTGAATCGCTATGTCAACAACATTCATATTGCGGAAGAATTAGCAGAGGACACCTTTTTCAAAATTGTCACCAGAAAGCCACGGTTTATTGCAAGCGGCTCTTTCAAAGCATGGCTATATACGATTGGCCGGAATATGGCAATAAACTATATGAGGCGGGCCAAAAAGATTTCGGATGCCTCCATCGAGGATATAACTGCGTCCAGCGATGAATGTAATCTGGAAGAAAGCTACATACGCGAGGAACAGAAAATTGTCATTCATAGGGCGTTATCCAAAATCAATCCAGATTACAGCAAGGTTCTATATCTGAAATTCTTTGAGGACTTGGACAATGAGCAAATTGCTGTTGTGCTGAAAAAGAATAGGCGTCAAATTGAAAACATGATTTACCAAGCAAAGCAAGCTCTGAAATTTGAACTTGGCAAGGAGGGGTTCCACTATGAAGGACTATGAAGAAATGGCGAAAAGCGTTCTGAGCCGCCGAGATAACTATGTCATGGAAAGGAAAAAGCGTATGAGAAAAGTAGTGTCTATTGGATCGTGTTTCTGTTTGATGCTATTGGTGGGTGTTGGCATCTGGCATACACAAAACAGCACGCTTATGAATGCCCTGCCTCAAACGCGAATTGCTGACGAAGGGGGAGGTATCCCATCTAATCTCACTACGCAAAATAGTAATTCTGAACGAGCTGTTTTACTCCTTGCACAGCAGGATGTTATTACTGAATTGCAAAAAGACATATCGGAAAGAGATTTGCAAGGGTGGGTAGAGGATTCGGCCCTAAGCATAAATTTTGAATATGTTTTGCCCGTCTATGCGCCAGACCATGTATCGGCCGACAGCACCAATCTATCGGACACCCTGGTGTTTATAAATCAATATAAGGCCCCTGCAATTTCTAACGGAGTGTGCATTGGTACATTTACATTGGTACAACACGAGAACAAATGGGCTATTTTAATGTTTGAAGTTGGTTTTGATCTTGAAGCAGCCATCATGCAATACAAAGATAATGCAACCTGTTTTTTGAGCATAGCAGAACTTGGAACAGAATATGGTTTCCTCACAGTATCAAATACAGGTGAAACTTATGCGTCCATTACCCATAATTGTCAGGAAGCAAAGACTGGAGCAGATTTATTAGCATTATTAAAATCAAAGGCATCTTCGAATTCTATTGGCGATGTAGGTTAGGAAATAGCTGAAAGGACAAGGCCCAGCCGAGCCTTGTCCTTCCGCTTTATTTAAGAGGGATTATCACAAAATCGCTCCGCCGCCCCAAACCTGGGACTGTGTGATTGCCAGAACGGTTTCGGTGGGAATACCGGCAATCTCGCTGCCGAAAATCTCCCGCAGGTTCCCGCCCGTCAGCATGGAGGCAAGCTGGGATTTTGCCGCAGCGGACGCGGCCAGTTGAGATGCTTGTATGTGGCGCTCAATCTGTTTTTCCACCGCCAGCTTCATAAACTCGGCGTGGCGGGCCATACGCAAATCCCACCAGCTTTCTTCATCGTCAGAACCGCTCTTGGAGTAGGTGATCTCGCCGCCCGCGCTGGAGGAACAGGCGTTGCAGATGTTCCCGTCCTCCCCGATGGCAACGGCCTGGGACATATCCCATGTACTACCGGGCATATTCGCCGCTCTGCGCCAGACCTTTGATGTTGGTCAGGTGGCCTCGCCTTTCATGTTTCAGTCCACGGATGCGGGTGTAGAACTGTTCCGCCTCATGGATACGCGCCCGGATCGCCTGTGTCTGCTGGTACTCCATATAGTGTGTGGCCTGTTCCTCCCGGAGTGCCGCCATACCTTGCTGAAAGGCGATGGTCAGATAGGCCCCAGCGTAGAACAGCAGGGCCAGCACCGGGATCACCGCTAAAAACGCCGGGTGGCGCTCATAGAGTTGGAGCAAAACGCCGTCCTTGAACTCCACCAGCAGCCGGGAGATCACCTGTCCAAACAGAATCCCCGCCGTTGGCACCAGGGTAAGATAGCACAGCTCCCGCCGATGGAGCGTCATTTTCTGCTTTCGCATTTGACGTTGGAGGGCATAGAGCATGACGGCCAGCATGGAGGCATGGGACAGCAGGAACAGCACAACCAGCAGGGCGGCACGGAGAAAGACCGCCTCCGGCGGTTCCAGACGGTAGGGGACTGACCGCTCCACGATAAAATACAGACTTTGCACCATCAGGCCGCTGGAAATTCTGGCGTTGAAATAGAGCAGCGTCAGAAGGAACACGGACGGCTTTCCCAGGCCGATCCACTTGGATGCCACCAGCAGAATCGTCATCAGGATCAGCCCAAAAGAGCCTTGGGGCAGCGCCGCCCGATTGCAGACGATCTCAAAAAGAATGTAGACGAAAAAAACAAAGAGCAGCCCACGCCGCCGTTTATCCTGCGGAACGAAAGGCCGGAAGAAGGCGGTGAGCAGGGCAGCGTATGTTAATCCCGCCCCGGCGGAAAACACCTGATTGAATATCCGAAACCCTGTCTCGCTCATAGGCCAGCCCCCCTTTTCACAAAGCGGAGGTAGGCTTTCACGAAGTCCTGGTACTTGTATTTGGAGATCAGCAGCTTTTCCCCGTTGGTCAGCGTCAGCTCCGTCTTGCTGTACCCCTCCACATAGGCGAGATTGACAAGATAGCCCTTGTGGACACGGAAGAACTGATCGCCTAACTCCGCCTCCAAATCCCGGATTTTTGCGTAGCAGGAAAATTCCCCGTCTTTCAGATGCAGCACAACCTTGTGATTGCTGCTTTCGATGTAATAAATGCAGTCCAGCGGTACGGTTCGGCTGGTGCCAGCAGATTGAAGCGTGAGCGCATGGGAAAGCTGCGGCTGAACACGGCCCGCCTCGATCTGTTCCACGGCGCGGGCAAAGACCTGGGCAAACTTTTCCTCGTTCACTGGCTTCAGCAGATATTGGAACGCACCCACGTCAAAGGCATCGAACACATACCGCTCATAGCCGGTCACGAAGATAATGACCGGCTGTGTCACGGCTGACTGTTCCCTGATCTGGCGGGCCAGCGCCATACCGTCCGGGCCGGCGGCGTTCAGCTCAATGTCCAGAAAGAGCAGGTCAATTCCCCGGTGGTCTGCGAGACAGTCCCCGGCGGAAGCGTACTCCACAACCTCGCAGGGGCGGTCCTGCGCCCGAATCAGGGACGCGAGGTAGGTGCGGGTTGGGGCTTCATCATCACAAATTGCGATTCTCATCATGGCGATATTCCTCTACCTGCTTATTCGTTCAAATGGC encodes the following:
- a CDS encoding SpaA isopeptide-forming pilin-related protein, producing MALVMALLLCFSMFVSFGTTAQAAGERSEIYMVSFPRDAESNRDHWDRDNLQFMNGWYMEAYDMFATFAVGSHEGKVAYCIEPGTPIDNAHTFTAKDETFWDNYPSSLNKTIDADTIKSLIGRILQYGYTGNIDPTWVSQNSAAADKLAHVYATQLLIWETIVGERDEQFAHVSTGGKNPVLDFIKPGHPLRSRIMDKYNSMVTSVQNHSKVPSFMAKSRGKAPTIELEWDGNQYTAKLTDDNKVLGNYNFTSDYTAMKFTTSGNVLTITSPTAPTGDVTVSASKKDSKRMGLVVWDDGSFGPGVGQQNTVTYTQSVTDPIAAYLKLNVSYGSAKIVKTSEDGKVEGITFRITGSSIDQTVTTNSRGEVQIDNLQPGEYTVTEQVDGDYVPQEPQKVTVQAGQTATVSFNNSLQKGSLTVTKNSEDGLNSGVRFHLYGTSSMGETVDLYATTNISGVAQFTDVPIGSGYTLEEVDTAVRYVVPATQTANIEWEKVTNATFRNVLKKFNITLNKVDGETGTQQGDTTLAGAVYGVYKDGELVDTYTTDSDGHFTTSYYVCDSGWTVQEITPSEGYPLDETSYPAGADPKQYEVEFNSAPALTSPETVQKSKITPIKHCDDGSTQIETPEVGAEFAVFLKSSGSYDSAKESERDYLVCDENGYAETKLLPYGVYTVRQTKGWDGRELMKDFDVFINKDGGVYRYLINNAPFTSYVKVIKTDSETGKAIPYAGAGFQIYDPNGQLVTMRFTYPAVTEIDTFYTTTDGTLITPEVLPYGTGYSLVEVQAPYGYVLNSEPVYFDITPAGSTEVSDVTVVEVERPNMPQKGAISITKQGEVFSSVTALGGAATDEDGNEVELPVSYQPVYEEKQLAGAVYEVTAAEDIVTPDSTLRYSAGEVVATLTTAQDGPVATEPLYLGKYLVREIKAPFGTVLDTETHTVELTYAGQEVEITETGATLHDDRQKIKINLEKVLEQDERFQIGMNGEIATVQFGLYASEDITAVDGSVIPADGLIETINCAEDGSIVFATDLPLGSYYVKEISTDKHYTLPDTVYPIVFEYAGPDVALVKVALNDGEPITNELIYSSIKGLKIDRENQETIAGALFGLFRPDALQFTSETAILTSTSDEKGVFSFEDVPLGNWIVRELQPAEGYLPNTDIHHVQVERDEQIVEINVVNDRIPELGTTANIGGEKEVNATEIFTLEDVVEYTHLVPGKEYTVKGVLMDKATGEALKINGAEARSETAFTPENPSGTVTVVFEFDSKYIKADTDIVVFESLYQEGRELAIHADLEDESQTVTVHVPEIGTQATIGEEKEVTIDGPITIDDVVAFKNLTPGKEYKLVGVLMDKATGNPFKVGDKEIRAEATFTTEKADGETVVKFTFDGSGITQATEIVVFETLYQGEVKIAAHEDINDEGQTVKVVPVTPGKPTTPNPGNPQTGDRSIMGFWIGLGAIALGGLAAGIIMYNRKKKEDGER
- a CDS encoding DUF7768 domain-containing protein → MKKVYICAPLSGDVQDNLEKAKRYSEYALRCGAAPVTPHFYALCLDDSIPEEREMGMAAGLSLLWFCDEVWMFGDQTTDGMRAEIKLAHNLNIKVRIIKEHEIKKVIGDVSA
- a CDS encoding DUF3852 domain-containing protein, producing MRKRWKKFLLCTVFAVLLVPVLAAPAMATGDVAGAIQSTWTTAQGQIRTVVDNVVFPVIDMILAILFFVKLGTAYFDYKKHGQFEFTAPAILFACLIFMMTAPLYIWTIL
- the mobL gene encoding relaxase MobL, coding for MLAEIVSQINAGGYSDPHLEELLVQLARRLSRTKGKKVYGYLKADVKAIIDSIVDEIAKDNRISSLYDLWYKQRENVLRTYNSSLPERIPLSQNKEFKAIKNAIVQAAMDLMLDSQQNQDVAEDDVEITHGRSLSVAGTGIGMNALRLLQQTSQILQNEVRPVYQDRRVDRKLRRKINEKKQAQGLRQ
- a CDS encoding DUF3991 domain-containing protein; translated protein: MSGFIPFTDEQKEKARRTDLAGLLRSQGETLRKSGSELEWLDGSQKVTIRGNLWFHQYEQVGGDSIDFVRKFYHKSYPEAMEYLLGQSGGVLSVMSPARKVTPKFELPPANDNMRRVFAYLLNRRGIDKDVLYAFVHKKMIYESAQYHNVVFVGFDKDGTPRHANKRGTGSVSTYKGNAVGSVPEYSFHWNGRSDRLLRLATSVKLRSAA
- a CDS encoding MFS transporter, which produces MLLPSLVHLFLYIGNSAVSNFLTPCGLSRGLAQISLYFFVNNIAVIVARLTVGRLIVYLSKKTCILLGVLLSAGGTALIAVARNMPLMLLSAVLMGLGLTAAAQLLQAQVMLTTPSEHRGVASTVFTFMGDIGTGAGAALWGALSAGAGYTVTYLLAGASTLAGGVFHGAYWKRNRG
- a CDS encoding MFS transporter, with the protein product MFTKLFSRRLWSRDFILIVLVCTIASYTNSTFMTLLPVYVLDLGGTNAMTGMMMTGLTVVGMFTRIIAAPLFDRVGRKKMLVLGAGLYAVNALLFCFTKDLNMLFALRVLQGFTQGVFFPVPHIIAADIPPKICW